A genomic window from Lentibacter algarum includes:
- the modA gene encoding molybdate ABC transporter substrate-binding protein: MARARKWGLAAVLAVALSGAAAAETVTIFAAASLKTALDNLKPLAEAATGQRLRMVYAGSAALARQIEQGAPADIFVSANVNWMDHLQERGGVEAIERVELLGNSLVLIGQAAEPQLSFDHAASFGEGRIAMGLTKAVPAGIYGRAALESLGLWQALHGRVVETDNVRAALALVARGEARYGIVYASDARAEPKVQILLSFPKNSYGPIVYPAALLTENGSSAFAFLQSEAAWAAFEAQGFLRVETQE; this comes from the coding sequence GACCGTGACCATTTTTGCCGCAGCGAGCCTTAAGACTGCACTCGACAATCTAAAACCTTTAGCGGAAGCGGCGACGGGCCAGAGGCTTCGTATGGTGTATGCGGGCAGTGCTGCTTTGGCGCGCCAGATTGAGCAGGGTGCACCCGCAGATATTTTTGTTTCGGCCAATGTGAATTGGATGGATCATTTGCAAGAGCGTGGAGGAGTTGAGGCAATTGAACGCGTCGAGTTGCTCGGCAATTCTCTTGTTCTGATTGGGCAGGCGGCGGAACCTCAACTCAGTTTTGACCATGCGGCGAGCTTTGGTGAAGGCCGCATCGCCATGGGCCTGACCAAGGCAGTGCCCGCTGGGATTTATGGCCGTGCGGCGCTTGAGAGCTTGGGGCTTTGGCAGGCTTTGCATGGGCGGGTGGTTGAGACAGACAATGTGCGCGCGGCTCTTGCGCTCGTAGCGCGGGGCGAGGCGCGCTATGGGATCGTTTACGCGAGCGATGCCAGGGCAGAGCCCAAGGTGCAGATTTTGCTGAGCTTTCCCAAAAATAGCTATGGCCCTATTGTTTACCCAGCGGCGCTTTTGACTGAAAACGGGTCCTCAGCCTTCGCGTTTTTGCAAAGTGAAGCCGCTTGGGCTGCGTTTGAAGCGCAAGGATTTTTGCGCGTGGAGACGCAGGAATGA
- the modB gene encoding molybdate ABC transporter permease subunit: MSWLGPEEWQAVVLSLKVALWATVLSLPLAIAVAYALARGRFWGHGLLNGLVHLPLVLPPVVTGYLLLIFFGSQGIGGQLLEAIGLPLAFRWTGAVLAAAIMAFPLVVRAVRLSIEAVDQRLEAAAATLGASPLRVFFTVTLPMAMPGVLAGAVLGFAKAMGEFGATITFVSNIPGETQTLPSAVYSFLQVPGGESAAVKLVIIAVVVAMGALLLSEWLARRMARKVSGI; this comes from the coding sequence ATGAGCTGGCTTGGCCCTGAAGAATGGCAGGCAGTTGTGCTCTCGCTTAAGGTGGCGCTTTGGGCAACTGTCTTGAGCTTGCCGCTGGCGATTGCTGTGGCTTATGCGCTGGCGCGGGGGCGGTTCTGGGGGCATGGGCTGCTCAACGGGCTTGTGCATTTGCCGCTGGTTTTGCCCCCTGTTGTCACGGGCTATCTGTTGTTGATCTTTTTTGGGTCGCAAGGGATTGGTGGTCAGCTGCTAGAAGCCATAGGCTTACCGCTGGCCTTTCGTTGGACAGGGGCTGTTCTTGCGGCGGCGATTATGGCGTTCCCGCTGGTTGTGCGTGCGGTCCGCCTGTCAATCGAGGCCGTCGATCAACGCCTTGAGGCTGCGGCGGCGACGCTGGGAGCTTCGCCGTTGAGAGTGTTTTTCACCGTAACTTTGCCCATGGCGATGCCTGGTGTTCTGGCGGGTGCCGTGCTCGGCTTTGCCAAAGCGATGGGCGAGTTCGGCGCGACAATCACGTTTGTCTCCAACATTCCTGGTGAGACGCAAACGCTGCCCTCGGCGGTCTATAGTTTCTTGCAGGTTCCGGGTGGTGAAAGTGCGGCTGTGAAACTTGTGATCATTGCTGTTGTCGTGGCCATGGGCGCGCTGTTGCTTTCTGAATGGCTGGCGCGGCGCATGGCGCGGAAGGTGTCGGGCATATGA
- the modC gene encoding molybdenum ABC transporter ATP-binding protein, giving the protein MSLKVDIIKSLNGFGLRADFLAPEGITVLFGPSGSGKTTLINAVAGLARPDRGRIALGERVLFDHDACINLPVHKRGVGYVFQDARLFPQLSVEGNLNYGRKLAAEPPSGAEFDRIVKLLGIGGLLARRPAKLSGGEAQRVALGRALLSGPQILLADEPLAALDSARKGDLLPYFERLRDEGGLPILYVTHSVSELGRLANHVVTLEAGQASGLRAPSDVLADPRLVPGGVRGVGAVINAVVVAHHADGLSELSAGGLPLFLPKVAQTVGASLRVRIAASDVILSRHKPEGLSALNILPAKVIGLREGDGPGAIVALETAAGQIQARITRRSAKALGLDVGLDAYAIVKTVSIAQEDVGG; this is encoded by the coding sequence ATGAGTTTGAAGGTCGATATCATAAAGTCGCTGAACGGCTTTGGACTGCGCGCTGACTTTTTGGCACCTGAGGGGATCACTGTTTTGTTCGGACCGTCAGGCTCTGGCAAGACCACGCTGATCAACGCTGTTGCGGGGCTGGCTCGGCCTGACAGAGGGCGCATTGCCTTGGGAGAGCGGGTGCTTTTTGACCATGACGCGTGCATTAACCTGCCTGTGCACAAACGTGGGGTTGGATATGTGTTTCAGGATGCGCGGCTTTTTCCTCAGCTGAGTGTTGAGGGCAACCTGAACTATGGCCGCAAGCTTGCGGCTGAGCCGCCGAGCGGAGCGGAATTTGACCGTATTGTAAAACTTCTTGGCATCGGCGGGCTTCTGGCGCGCAGGCCTGCGAAACTTTCGGGCGGTGAAGCACAGCGTGTGGCGCTTGGGCGGGCGCTTTTGAGCGGGCCTCAGATCCTTCTCGCGGACGAGCCATTGGCTGCGCTTGACAGCGCGCGCAAGGGAGACCTGCTGCCCTATTTTGAGCGGCTCAGAGACGAGGGTGGCTTGCCGATCCTCTATGTCACGCACTCTGTAAGCGAACTTGGTCGGCTGGCCAATCATGTTGTGACGCTCGAGGCGGGGCAGGCTTCGGGCTTGCGCGCACCCTCCGATGTCTTGGCTGATCCGCGCCTTGTTCCGGGGGGCGTGCGTGGTGTTGGCGCTGTGATCAATGCTGTCGTTGTCGCTCATCATGCTGACGGGTTGAGCGAGCTCTCTGCGGGCGGTTTGCCGCTATTCTTGCCGAAAGTTGCACAAACGGTCGGGGCTTCGCTTCGGGTCCGTATTGCGGCGAGTGATGTGATCCTCTCGCGCCACAAGCCTGAGGGGCTGTCGGCACTTAATATCCTACCTGCCAAAGTTATCGGACTGCGTGAAGGTGACGGGCCTGGCGCGATTGTGGCGCTGGAGACAGCCGCAGGACAAATACAAGCGCGCATCACGCGGCGATCTGCCAAGGCGCTTGGACTTGATGTTGGTCTTGACGCTTACGCCATCGTTAAAACGGTGTCGATTGCGCAAGAAGATGTGGGTGGTTGA
- a CDS encoding GNAT family N-acetyltransferase, with product MPELQIRPITDQDRPEWDRMFTAYLAFYKTSRPQTVYDSSFARLQSGADNEFKGFIAVKDGQAIGFTHYLFHRHMWSVENSCYLQDLYVDPEIRGTGAGRALIEAVHAEAAKAGATGVYWLTQECNKTARQLYDRIGELTPFVKYTKPIN from the coding sequence ATGCCAGAATTGCAAATTCGTCCAATCACCGATCAGGATCGTCCCGAATGGGACCGCATGTTCACAGCTTATCTGGCGTTCTACAAAACATCGCGGCCGCAGACGGTTTACGACAGCTCCTTCGCGCGCCTACAGTCAGGCGCAGACAACGAATTCAAAGGGTTTATCGCAGTCAAAGATGGGCAGGCGATCGGCTTTACTCACTACCTGTTTCACCGACACATGTGGTCAGTCGAAAACAGCTGCTATTTACAAGATCTCTATGTTGATCCCGAGATTCGCGGTACAGGTGCGGGCCGCGCATTGATTGAAGCGGTTCATGCAGAGGCAGCCAAAGCTGGCGCAACTGGCGTCTACTGGCTCACGCAAGAGTGCAACAAAACCGCGCGTCAACTTTACGATCGCATCGGAGAGCTGACGCCATTTGTAAAGTATACCAAGCCGATCAACTAA
- the argS gene encoding arginine--tRNA ligase has translation MQKTLIETLQAFVNAAFSRAGYDTKFAAVRVSDRPDLADFQCNGLMGVAKSQKMNPMDAGAAVMEALDLEGLFEADFVKPGFLNFKATDEALRKLVAASVDDPRALAGTDERKKFMVDYGGPNLAKEMHVGHLRSAIVGHGLINLLEFAGHDVVSDVHLGDWGLQLGQLITQIEDVRPDLFEDEVNAPITMLDLQEWYPAASAKSKADEAFRDKARVATSALQAGDARYMRLWQRIVDVSIASLRRDYNRLGCEFTYFYGESRYQDMLGPLVKSLEDSGTAEPSEGAIVVHLQEDKKLPPLMLRNSNGGYGYGATDLATIVDRLDTDKPDYILYVVDARQKMHFQQVFLGMEKTGLLGDTTLEHTAFGTVNGTDGKPFKTREGGVMRLHDLMEEMHAAARARLEEMGKLDGAELEKTAEQIAIAAIKFGELSHDRESNYIFDMEQFLQFEGKTGPYIQYTCVRIASLMENASAAGLTPATFTEVTDGARSLVLTLDEFPAKLARAVDTRKPSNMAMHVYNLANATNSFYQSNRVLADGVDASVAASHLGLLAAAKGQLELGLKLLGIEVPAKM, from the coding sequence ATGCAAAAGACCCTGATAGAGACGCTGCAAGCGTTCGTGAACGCCGCTTTTTCCCGTGCGGGCTATGACACGAAGTTTGCTGCTGTACGGGTTTCGGACCGCCCGGATCTTGCCGACTTTCAATGCAACGGGCTTATGGGCGTTGCCAAAAGCCAAAAGATGAACCCTATGGATGCTGGCGCGGCTGTTATGGAAGCGCTTGATCTGGAAGGACTATTTGAGGCCGACTTTGTGAAGCCTGGGTTTCTGAACTTTAAGGCAACGGACGAAGCTCTGCGGAAGCTTGTGGCTGCGTCTGTTGACGATCCGCGGGCGCTGGCGGGAACGGATGAGCGCAAAAAGTTCATGGTTGATTATGGTGGGCCGAACCTCGCCAAGGAAATGCATGTTGGGCATTTGCGCTCGGCTATTGTGGGTCATGGATTGATCAACCTGCTTGAGTTTGCTGGGCATGACGTTGTGAGCGACGTACATTTGGGAGACTGGGGTTTGCAGCTGGGACAGCTGATCACCCAAATCGAAGATGTGCGGCCTGACCTTTTTGAGGATGAGGTGAACGCGCCAATCACTATGCTGGATTTGCAGGAGTGGTACCCTGCGGCCTCCGCCAAATCAAAGGCGGATGAAGCGTTTCGCGATAAGGCCCGTGTGGCGACGTCCGCACTTCAAGCAGGGGATGCACGTTACATGCGGTTGTGGCAGCGGATCGTGGATGTGAGCATTGCCAGCCTGCGCCGTGACTATAACCGTTTGGGCTGTGAATTTACCTATTTCTACGGTGAGAGCCGGTATCAGGACATGCTTGGTCCGCTGGTGAAAAGCCTAGAAGACAGCGGCACGGCAGAGCCTTCTGAAGGTGCGATTGTTGTTCATTTACAGGAAGATAAGAAACTTCCCCCTTTGATGCTACGCAACAGCAATGGTGGCTATGGCTACGGTGCAACAGACCTCGCGACCATCGTGGACCGTCTGGATACGGATAAGCCTGACTACATTCTCTATGTCGTCGATGCGCGCCAGAAAATGCACTTCCAGCAGGTGTTCTTGGGTATGGAGAAAACAGGGCTACTGGGCGACACGACGCTTGAGCACACAGCCTTTGGCACAGTCAATGGCACCGATGGCAAGCCTTTCAAGACCCGTGAGGGCGGCGTTATGCGGCTGCATGACCTGATGGAAGAAATGCACGCCGCAGCACGCGCGCGGCTTGAGGAGATGGGCAAGCTTGACGGTGCTGAGCTTGAAAAAACTGCGGAACAGATCGCCATTGCGGCGATCAAGTTTGGCGAGCTTTCGCACGACAGAGAAAGCAATTATATCTTTGATATGGAACAGTTTTTGCAGTTTGAAGGCAAGACAGGGCCGTATATTCAATATACCTGCGTGCGGATCGCTTCGCTGATGGAAAATGCCAGTGCAGCTGGGCTGACGCCAGCGACGTTTACCGAGGTTACCGACGGGGCGCGCAGTCTCGTTTTGACGCTTGATGAATTCCCTGCAAAGCTCGCTCGCGCTGTCGATACACGCAAGCCGAGCAATATGGCGATGCATGTCTACAATCTCGCCAATGCGACCAATTCTTTCTACCAGTCCAACCGTGTTTTGGCAGATGGGGTGGATGCAAGTGTGGCGGCGTCACACCTTGGGCTTTTGGCTGCGGCCAAGGGCCAGCTCGAACTCGGGCTGAAGCTTCTCGGGATCGAAGTGCCTGCCAAAATGTAA
- the trxB gene encoding thioredoxin-disulfide reductase, whose product MAETRHTKVLIIGSGPAGYTAGVYASRAMLEPILVQGIEPGGQLTTTTEVENWPGDSEVQGPDLMIRMQEHAKAMGTEIIGDIITNLDVSERPFKAQGDSGTLYTCDAVILATGARAKWLGLPSEEKFKGFGVSACATCDGFFYRGQEIVVVGGGNTAVEEALFLTNFASKVTLVHRRDTLRSEKILEDRLMKNPKIETLWFHEIEEVYGTDMPLGVEGVKVKHTKTGEITDLPCKGVFIAIGHAPANELVKDTLETHMGGYVVTKPDSTETSIPGVFAAGDLTDHKYRQAVTSAGMGCMAALEAERFLAEQDS is encoded by the coding sequence ATGGCTGAAACGCGTCACACCAAAGTTCTGATCATCGGCTCAGGCCCCGCAGGTTACACAGCGGGCGTCTACGCCTCGCGCGCCATGCTGGAGCCAATCCTCGTGCAAGGCATCGAGCCAGGCGGCCAGCTCACAACCACAACAGAAGTGGAAAACTGGCCTGGCGACAGCGAAGTTCAAGGCCCCGATCTGATGATCCGCATGCAAGAGCACGCCAAGGCGATGGGAACCGAAATCATCGGCGACATCATCACAAATCTTGACGTCTCCGAGCGCCCCTTCAAAGCACAGGGCGACAGCGGCACGCTCTACACATGTGATGCCGTGATCCTCGCCACAGGGGCGCGTGCCAAATGGCTCGGCCTGCCCTCCGAAGAAAAATTCAAAGGCTTCGGCGTTTCGGCCTGCGCGACATGCGATGGCTTCTTCTATCGTGGGCAAGAGATCGTCGTTGTTGGCGGTGGTAACACGGCCGTCGAAGAGGCGCTTTTCCTGACAAACTTCGCCAGCAAGGTCACCCTCGTACATCGCCGCGACACGCTGCGCAGCGAGAAAATCCTTGAAGACCGCCTGATGAAAAACCCCAAGATCGAGACGCTTTGGTTTCACGAAATCGAAGAGGTCTATGGCACAGATATGCCGCTCGGCGTTGAGGGCGTAAAAGTCAAACACACCAAAACAGGCGAGATCACAGACCTGCCCTGCAAAGGCGTCTTTATCGCCATCGGTCACGCCCCTGCCAACGAGTTGGTCAAAGACACACTCGAAACCCATATGGGCGGCTACGTTGTTACCAAACCCGACAGCACAGAAACGTCCATCCCGGGTGTTTTCGCTGCGGGCGATCTGACAGATCACAAATACCGTCAGGCCGTCACTTCGGCAGGCATGGGCTGTATGGCCGCCCTTGAGGCCGAGCGTTTCCTCGCCGAGCAAGACAGCTAA
- a CDS encoding Lrp/AsnC family transcriptional regulator — MPHSRLDEIDRKILAELQADGRMTNVELAKRVGISAPPCLRRVRTLEEAGFIRGYHAEVNPRELGFEVQVFAMVGLVSQAEADLSAFEARCRAWPLVRECHMLNGEVDFILKCVAPDLSTFQSFLTEDLTAAENVASVKTSLVIRGAKDEPGVPFDVLEARLARKA; from the coding sequence ATGCCGCATTCGCGTCTCGATGAAATTGATCGCAAAATTCTGGCAGAGCTTCAGGCCGATGGTCGGATGACGAATGTTGAGCTGGCCAAGCGGGTTGGAATATCGGCTCCGCCTTGTTTGCGGCGCGTGCGCACGCTAGAAGAGGCGGGCTTCATTCGCGGCTATCATGCTGAGGTTAACCCGCGTGAACTTGGCTTTGAAGTGCAGGTTTTTGCGATGGTTGGTCTAGTCAGTCAGGCTGAGGCAGATCTCTCTGCTTTTGAAGCGCGTTGCCGCGCTTGGCCTTTGGTGCGCGAGTGCCACATGCTGAATGGCGAGGTGGACTTTATCCTCAAATGTGTGGCGCCTGATCTTTCAACGTTTCAGAGCTTTCTGACCGAAGACCTGACGGCGGCAGAGAATGTTGCGAGTGTCAAAACCTCGCTTGTCATTCGCGGTGCAAAAGATGAGCCAGGCGTGCCGTTTGACGTGCTGGAAGCGAGACTGGCGCGCAAGGCTTGA
- the truA gene encoding tRNA pseudouridine(38-40) synthase TruA encodes MPRYALKIEYNGAPFSGWQRQKEETTVQGEVEAALAKLEPRAHTIAAAGRTDAGVHALGQVAHADMEQNWTPFRLSEALNYHLRDHPIAIVACVEVNEAWHARFSALERHYLFRLLSRRAPAVHDKGLVWQVKNKLDINAMREGAAHLIGKHDFTTFRSTICQAESPVKTLDEITITEHPVAAGIEYHFHLRARSFLHNQVRSVVGTLERVGAGSWTPSDVTTALAARNRAACGPVCPPQGLYLKHVLYPENPFA; translated from the coding sequence ATGCCCAGATATGCCCTCAAAATCGAATACAACGGCGCGCCCTTTTCAGGCTGGCAACGCCAAAAAGAAGAAACCACGGTGCAAGGCGAGGTCGAAGCCGCTTTGGCAAAACTGGAGCCGCGCGCTCATACCATCGCAGCAGCAGGGCGCACCGATGCGGGCGTTCACGCTCTCGGCCAAGTCGCCCACGCCGATATGGAGCAAAACTGGACACCCTTTCGTCTCTCCGAAGCGCTTAATTACCACCTGCGCGACCACCCGATAGCGATTGTCGCCTGTGTCGAGGTGAATGAGGCGTGGCATGCACGCTTTAGCGCCCTTGAGCGGCACTACCTTTTCCGGCTGCTCTCCCGCCGCGCCCCCGCCGTACACGACAAGGGCCTCGTCTGGCAGGTGAAGAACAAACTCGACATCAACGCCATGCGCGAAGGCGCCGCGCATCTCATCGGCAAACACGACTTCACCACCTTTCGCTCAACCATCTGCCAAGCTGAAAGCCCTGTCAAAACACTCGATGAAATCACAATCACGGAGCACCCCGTGGCAGCAGGAATAGAATACCACTTTCACCTGCGCGCGAGGTCGTTTCTGCACAATCAGGTCCGCTCTGTCGTGGGCACGCTCGAGCGCGTGGGTGCAGGCTCATGGACGCCGTCGGATGTGACAACGGCCCTCGCCGCGCGCAACCGCGCCGCCTGTGGCCCAGTCTGCCCGCCTCAGGGGCTGTATCTCAAGCACGTGCTCTACCCGGAAAACCCTTTTGCATGA